The Streptomyces sp. NL15-2K genome contains a region encoding:
- a CDS encoding response regulator transcription factor yields the protein MYGSTREKPALARGAGQHLLIIVEEPDVAELLSTTLELAGYRISVVGTGSEALARLAERRIDLVVVDAALPDVASLDRNRPAVLDRPPVLVLTAYDSLDRLVPELGLGERDYVTKPFRVAEVLARVEVLLRARRAGRPRNTALEYRDLVLDDTLCEARRGTRALDLTPAEYRLLRHLLVNAHRVLTKEQIGRYIWGDFHGDNAIEQLVSRLRRKVDRDAPVLIHTRRGFGYWLGLADGES from the coding sequence ATGTACGGCAGCACCCGTGAGAAACCGGCGCTCGCCCGCGGGGCCGGCCAGCACCTCCTGATCATCGTCGAAGAGCCGGACGTCGCCGAGCTGCTCTCCACCACCCTGGAACTCGCGGGATACCGGATCAGCGTGGTCGGCACCGGATCCGAGGCCCTGGCGCGGCTCGCGGAGCGTCGGATCGACCTGGTGGTCGTCGACGCGGCGCTGCCGGACGTGGCAAGTCTCGATCGGAACCGGCCGGCTGTCCTCGACCGTCCTCCGGTGCTGGTGCTGACGGCGTACGACTCCCTGGACCGGCTCGTGCCCGAACTGGGCCTGGGAGAGCGGGACTACGTCACCAAGCCCTTCCGTGTGGCCGAGGTCCTGGCCAGGGTGGAGGTCCTGCTGCGCGCCAGGCGTGCCGGACGGCCCCGGAACACCGCGCTGGAGTACCGCGATCTGGTGCTGGACGACACCCTGTGCGAGGCGCGGCGCGGGACGCGGGCGCTGGATCTCACGCCCGCCGAATACCGGTTGCTGCGCCATCTCCTGGTCAACGCGCACAGGGTGCTGACCAAGGAGCAGATCGGCCGGTACATCTGGGGTGACTTCCACGGCGACAACGCGATCGAGCAGCTCGTCTCCCGGCTGCGGCGCAAGGTGGACCGGGACGCGCCCGTACTGATTCACACTCGCCGGGGTTTCGGCTACTGGCTGGGGCTCGCCGACGGAGAGTCCTGA
- a CDS encoding FAD-dependent oxidoreductase translates to MRRIVVVGASAAGLAAVETLRREGYDGTLTLVGDEALPPYDRPPLSKQLLAGEWDADRLPLRTPADLTALDLDLRLGVAATGLELTERTVALADGREVPYDGLIVATGVRPRRLPGEGAHVLRTLDDALRLRDRLAPGRRLVVVGAGFLGAEAAAVAWRLGARVTLLEPAPVPLAHAVGTEVGEVLTRAHLDRGVDLRCGVTVTEVTEGGVRLADGESVEADEVLVAVGSQPNTEWLDGSGLPLGDGVVCDAYCEAAWGSPRPKAGGVYAAGDVARWYNPLFGVSMRIEHRANAAEQGMAAARNLLRPEARKPFAPVPYFWSDQYDMKIQAYGFPRGHDEVAVVDGDLAERRFVAVYRTGDRVSGALAVGMPPKAVRLWRQAIAAEARWHETVRRRRPPGSDFLQIT, encoded by the coding sequence ATGAGGAGGATCGTCGTCGTCGGGGCCTCGGCCGCCGGGCTCGCGGCGGTCGAGACCCTCCGCCGCGAGGGCTACGACGGCACGCTCACCCTCGTCGGCGACGAGGCGCTGCCTCCGTACGACCGGCCGCCCCTGTCGAAGCAACTCCTGGCCGGAGAGTGGGACGCCGACCGGCTCCCACTGCGCACCCCCGCCGACCTGACCGCCCTCGACCTCGACCTGCGGCTCGGCGTGGCGGCGACCGGTCTCGAACTCACCGAGCGCACCGTCGCGTTGGCCGACGGCCGCGAAGTGCCGTACGACGGGCTGATCGTGGCCACCGGGGTGAGGCCGCGCCGGCTGCCCGGAGAAGGCGCGCACGTGCTGCGCACGCTCGACGACGCCCTGAGGCTGCGGGACCGGCTCGCGCCGGGGCGGCGGCTGGTCGTGGTGGGCGCCGGTTTCCTCGGCGCGGAGGCCGCCGCCGTGGCCTGGCGCCTCGGAGCCAGGGTCACCCTCCTCGAACCCGCCCCGGTACCGCTGGCGCATGCCGTCGGCACGGAGGTCGGTGAGGTGCTGACCCGGGCGCATCTGGACCGGGGCGTGGACCTGCGCTGCGGGGTCACCGTGACCGAGGTGACCGAGGGCGGGGTGCGGCTCGCGGACGGCGAGTCGGTCGAGGCCGACGAGGTGCTCGTCGCCGTCGGCTCGCAGCCGAACACCGAATGGCTCGACGGCAGCGGACTGCCCCTGGGCGACGGCGTGGTCTGCGACGCGTACTGCGAGGCCGCCTGGGGGTCCCCCCGGCCGAAGGCTGGGGGAGTGTACGCGGCCGGTGACGTCGCCCGCTGGTACAACCCGCTGTTCGGGGTGTCGATGCGCATCGAACACCGCGCCAACGCCGCCGAACAGGGCATGGCCGCCGCCCGCAACCTGCTCCGCCCCGAGGCGCGCAAGCCGTTCGCCCCGGTGCCGTACTTCTGGTCCGACCAGTACGACATGAAGATCCAGGCGTACGGTTTCCCGCGCGGCCATGACGAGGTCGCCGTGGTGGACGGGGACCTGGCGGAGCGCCGCTTCGTCGCCGTGTACCGCACCGGCGACCGGGTGAGCGGAGCCCTCGCGGTCGGCATGCCCCCCAAGGCCGTCCGGCTGTGGCGGCAGGCGATCGCGGCCGAAGCCAGGTGGCACGAGACCGTGCGTCGGCGTCGCCCTCCGGGTAGCGATTTCCTTCAAATTACTTGA
- a CDS encoding TetR/AcrR family transcriptional regulator translates to MAGRTVRAEQVSATRGLILTAAERLFAERGVYAVSNRQVSEAAGQGNNAAVGYHFGTKADLVRAIMRKHAAGIEEIRARLLAATGDSTDVRDWVDCLVRPVSEHLAALGSPTWYARFCAQVMTDPALQEIMVEESLSSPSLRQIIEGLNRCLPDLPAEVRAERGEMARHLIVHMSAERERALAENTPTPRSNWHDATTGLVDAIVGMWLAPVTPTVT, encoded by the coding sequence ATGGCGGGCAGGACGGTGCGGGCGGAACAGGTCAGCGCGACACGGGGGCTGATCCTGACCGCGGCGGAGCGGCTGTTCGCCGAGCGAGGCGTGTACGCGGTGTCCAACCGTCAGGTCAGTGAGGCCGCCGGGCAGGGCAACAACGCCGCGGTCGGCTACCACTTCGGCACCAAGGCCGACCTCGTGCGGGCGATCATGCGCAAGCACGCGGCAGGGATCGAGGAGATTCGCGCCCGGCTGCTGGCCGCGACCGGCGACTCCACGGACGTGCGCGACTGGGTGGACTGCCTGGTGCGCCCGGTGTCCGAACACCTCGCGGCGCTCGGCAGCCCCACTTGGTACGCCCGGTTCTGCGCCCAGGTGATGACCGACCCGGCACTCCAGGAGATCATGGTGGAGGAGTCCCTGTCCTCCCCGTCCCTGCGGCAGATCATCGAGGGGCTGAACCGGTGCCTGCCCGATCTGCCGGCCGAGGTCCGTGCCGAACGCGGCGAGATGGCACGTCATCTGATCGTGCACATGTCCGCAGAGCGGGAGCGGGCCCTGGCGGAGAACACCCCGACGCCCCGTTCCAACTGGCACGACGCCACCACGGGCCTGGTGGACGCGATCGTCGGCATGTGGCTGGCGCCGGTCACCCCGACCGTTACTTGA
- a CDS encoding ferredoxin → MHVELDEPKCVASGQCVMAAPEVFDQRDEDGIAFVLDDKPPADSLDDVREAVAICPAAAIRLVER, encoded by the coding sequence ATGCATGTGGAACTGGACGAGCCGAAGTGCGTCGCGTCGGGGCAGTGCGTGATGGCCGCCCCCGAAGTCTTCGACCAGCGGGACGAGGACGGCATCGCCTTCGTCCTGGACGACAAACCCCCGGCGGACTCCCTCGACGACGTGCGCGAAGCGGTGGCCATCTGTCCGGCCGCCGCCATCCGGCTGGTCGAGCGATGA
- a CDS encoding MarR family transcriptional regulator, giving the protein MSTPPLPDVPSPEVIEIERALTRITYLSTRARQHDRLMALADVPLDRAAVALLRQVADSEPLRPGELATRLGVEASHVTRTVQQLQKSGYVTRVPDPDDRRAQRIQLTDTGQRAIDRIREAGARGMQLALAEWSPEELRELATLFHRMVDDFLSHAVDDEAEQQPVSPAGGA; this is encoded by the coding sequence ATGTCCACACCACCGCTCCCCGACGTCCCGTCCCCGGAAGTCATCGAGATCGAGCGGGCGCTCACCCGCATCACCTATCTGAGCACGCGCGCGCGGCAGCACGACCGCCTGATGGCCCTGGCCGACGTACCGCTGGACCGTGCGGCCGTGGCGCTGCTGCGCCAGGTCGCCGATTCCGAGCCGCTGCGCCCCGGGGAACTCGCCACCCGGCTGGGCGTGGAGGCCTCCCACGTCACGCGCACCGTGCAGCAACTGCAGAAGTCCGGCTACGTCACCCGCGTTCCCGACCCCGACGACCGCCGCGCCCAGCGCATCCAGCTCACCGACACCGGGCAGCGGGCCATCGACCGGATCCGCGAGGCCGGGGCGCGCGGCATGCAGCTGGCCTTGGCCGAGTGGTCGCCCGAGGAACTGCGCGAGCTCGCCACGCTCTTCCACCGCATGGTCGACGACTTCCTCTCCCACGCCGTCGACGACGAGGCCGAACAGCAGCCCGTGTCCCCGGCGGGCGGCGCCTGA
- a CDS encoding NPP1 family protein: MSSPPFKAHRRRWLTGLAGAAALVVAFPTVAFAAPPRALPANAEAAEKTYQPAFDYDTDGCYPTPAIGPDGTVNGGLNPSGALNGDCRDASDLDNTNSYSRYKCNNGWCAYMYGLYFEKDQAVAGSGIGGHRHDFEHVVVWVQDNQVKYVSTSNHGSFTVSAASAVRFDGTHAKIVYHKDGVSTHCFRLAGAGDEPPENHKGTWQYPPLVGWNGYPAGVRDKLSAYDFGSANFGLKDGNFNPHLAAAKPSGIAFDPNA; encoded by the coding sequence GTGTCGTCACCGCCGTTCAAGGCTCACCGCAGGAGATGGCTCACCGGCCTGGCCGGCGCCGCCGCCCTCGTCGTAGCCTTCCCCACCGTCGCCTTCGCCGCCCCGCCACGGGCCCTGCCCGCCAACGCCGAAGCCGCCGAGAAGACCTACCAGCCGGCCTTCGACTACGACACCGACGGGTGCTACCCCACTCCCGCGATCGGCCCCGACGGCACGGTCAACGGCGGACTCAACCCTTCCGGTGCCCTCAACGGCGACTGCCGCGACGCCTCGGACCTCGACAACACCAACAGCTACTCGCGCTACAAGTGCAACAACGGCTGGTGCGCCTACATGTACGGCCTGTACTTCGAGAAGGACCAGGCCGTCGCCGGCAGCGGCATCGGCGGGCACCGGCACGACTTCGAGCACGTCGTGGTGTGGGTGCAGGACAACCAGGTCAAGTACGTGTCGACGTCCAACCATGGCTCGTTCACCGTGAGCGCGGCCTCCGCGGTCCGCTTCGACGGCACCCACGCGAAGATCGTCTACCACAAGGACGGCGTCAGCACGCACTGCTTCCGCCTGGCGGGCGCGGGCGACGAGCCGCCGGAGAACCACAAGGGCACCTGGCAGTACCCGCCGCTGGTCGGCTGGAACGGCTACCCGGCGGGCGTGCGCGACAAGCTGAGCGCGTACGACTTCGGCAGCGCCAACTTCGGATTGAAGGACGGCAACTTCAACCCGCACCTGGCGGCCGCGAAGCCGTCCGGGATCGCGTTCGACCCCAACGCCTGA
- a CDS encoding cytochrome P450 has product MTDTLTDATPEAAATVPEFPMARAAGCPFDPPPALQAQQDEGRLVKVRLWDGSTPWLVTRYEDQRALLLDPRVSADITSPGYPLQAPSNGKNNISFILMDDPEHARLRRMVTAPFAVKRVDALRPGVQKIVDDLIDDMLAAGGPVDLVEAFALPVPSLVICQLLGVPYADHDFFQENSKTLIKRDAAMEDRMAAHGKLIGYLDDLMGQKMTHPGDDLLSGLVGRVESGELSRQEAAQMGVLLLLAGHETTANMIALGTLALLEHPDQLALLRDTDAPKLVASAVEELLRYLNIVHGGRRRAALEDIEIAGEVIRAGEGVIMPNDIANRDPEAFPDPDRLDITRDARRHVAFGFGVHQCLGQPLARMELQVVYSTLYRRIPTLRLAAAVDSLPFKHDGSVYGVYELPVTW; this is encoded by the coding sequence ATGACCGACACCCTGACCGACGCCACTCCCGAGGCGGCCGCAACGGTCCCCGAGTTCCCGATGGCCAGGGCGGCGGGCTGTCCCTTCGACCCGCCCCCGGCCCTCCAGGCCCAGCAGGACGAGGGACGACTCGTCAAGGTCCGCCTCTGGGACGGCAGTACGCCCTGGCTGGTGACCCGCTACGAGGACCAGCGAGCCCTGCTCCTCGACCCCAGGGTCAGCGCCGACATCACCAGCCCCGGATACCCGCTCCAGGCGCCCAGCAACGGCAAGAACAACATCAGCTTCATCCTGATGGACGACCCGGAGCACGCCCGGCTGCGGCGCATGGTGACGGCGCCCTTCGCGGTGAAAAGGGTCGATGCGCTGCGGCCCGGCGTCCAGAAGATCGTGGACGACCTGATCGACGACATGCTCGCCGCCGGCGGACCCGTCGACCTGGTGGAGGCGTTCGCCCTGCCGGTGCCCTCGCTCGTCATCTGCCAACTGCTCGGAGTGCCGTACGCGGACCACGACTTCTTCCAGGAGAACAGCAAGACCCTCATCAAGCGGGACGCGGCCATGGAGGACCGGATGGCCGCCCACGGAAAACTGATCGGCTACCTCGACGATCTGATGGGCCAGAAGATGACCCACCCCGGCGACGACCTGCTCTCCGGGCTCGTGGGGCGCGTCGAGTCGGGCGAGCTGTCCCGGCAGGAGGCCGCCCAGATGGGCGTGCTGCTGCTCCTCGCCGGCCACGAGACCACCGCCAACATGATCGCCCTCGGCACCCTGGCACTCCTCGAACACCCGGACCAGCTCGCCCTGTTGCGCGACACCGACGCCCCCAAGCTGGTCGCCTCGGCGGTGGAGGAGCTGCTGCGCTACCTGAACATCGTGCACGGCGGCCGGCGCCGGGCGGCGCTGGAGGACATCGAGATCGCGGGAGAGGTGATCCGGGCCGGCGAGGGCGTGATCATGCCGAACGACATCGCCAACCGGGATCCCGAGGCCTTCCCCGACCCGGACCGGCTGGACATCACGCGCGACGCCCGCCGGCACGTGGCCTTCGGCTTCGGCGTGCACCAGTGCCTGGGCCAGCCGCTGGCCCGCATGGAGCTCCAGGTCGTCTACAGCACCCTCTACCGCCGCATTCCGACCCTGCGGCTCGCCGCCGCGGTGGACAGCCTTCCGTTCAAGCACGACGGATCGGTCTACGGCGTCTACGAACTGCCCGTCACCTGGTGA
- a CDS encoding ATP-dependent DNA ligase: MSLPLIPPMLATPGTLPPAAQDARWAYETKQDGQRVVVYLPGDGSLVLRARSGDIVTAAYPELGPLGRSLGATPAVLDGEVLALDEEGRADFQLLQSRMGLVHAAGRAARRATEVPVHLVLFDVMHLGQRSLLKLPYIRRRAVLEELGPAGPHWSIPGALVGHGEQALRATREHGLEGLVCKRLDSVYEPGVRSRAWIKIRNMRSADVVVGGWLPGKGRLTGLPGAVLVGQRAAGRLRYVGGVGTGWSDAERTELAALLRAAETDVCPFDPVPPVAGAHWVLPRLVGEVRYSTRTRAGMLRQPSWLRLRPDLTPEESAADLPDDLA, encoded by the coding sequence GTGAGCCTCCCGCTGATCCCTCCCATGCTCGCCACGCCCGGCACCCTGCCGCCCGCCGCGCAGGACGCGCGCTGGGCCTACGAGACCAAGCAGGACGGCCAGCGGGTGGTGGTCTATCTCCCCGGGGACGGCAGCCTGGTGCTGCGCGCCCGGTCCGGGGACATCGTCACCGCCGCGTATCCCGAACTGGGGCCGCTGGGCCGTTCTCTCGGCGCCACACCGGCGGTGCTGGACGGCGAGGTGCTGGCCCTGGACGAAGAGGGCCGTGCCGACTTCCAGTTGCTGCAGTCCCGTATGGGCCTGGTCCACGCGGCCGGAAGGGCGGCACGCCGGGCGACAGAGGTCCCCGTCCATCTGGTGCTGTTCGACGTGATGCACCTGGGGCAACGGTCCCTGCTCAAGCTCCCCTACATCCGGCGCCGCGCAGTGCTGGAGGAGCTGGGCCCGGCCGGCCCCCACTGGTCGATCCCTGGAGCCCTCGTCGGCCACGGCGAACAGGCCCTGCGCGCCACCCGCGAGCACGGCCTGGAGGGCCTGGTCTGCAAGCGGCTGGACTCGGTGTACGAGCCCGGGGTTCGCTCCCGGGCCTGGATCAAGATCCGGAACATGCGCAGCGCGGACGTCGTCGTGGGCGGCTGGCTGCCGGGCAAGGGACGGCTCACGGGGCTGCCGGGCGCCGTACTGGTCGGCCAGCGCGCCGCCGGGCGCCTGCGCTACGTCGGGGGTGTGGGTACCGGCTGGAGCGACGCGGAGCGGACCGAACTCGCCGCGCTGCTGCGGGCCGCCGAGACGGACGTGTGCCCCTTCGATCCCGTCCCGCCGGTGGCGGGCGCGCACTGGGTGCTGCCGCGGCTGGTCGGTGAGGTCCGCTACAGCACCCGTACCCGGGCGGGGATGCTGCGCCAGCCTTCGTGGCTACGGCTGCGCCCGGACCTCACGCCCGAGGAGTCGGCGGCTGATCTGCCGGACGACCTGGCCTGA
- a CDS encoding SpoIIE family protein phosphatase, producing MEQASAAAITDARGIVTGWSDGARRLTGYPADEVVGRPARELLAEEPPDGAVAALTGTVALRHRDGGPVPLDLRASPVLGADGTPDGYVITAEQPRGLETTLAGRAFQQASMSMSVFDTQQHYLRLNDVACRVMGVSEEVLLGRPFPETVEDAEHSRGFLNNLRQVAETGRPVRYESFTGAPSLNREHAWSIEMWPVRDASGEVTGTALAAFDSTEQYWARQRLAMLNEAATAIGTTLDVVRTAEELVELLVPRYADFASVDLLEWVLGADEPPTVPDSEIVLRRVAHGSVTEGTPEAVVHLGETDIYPAYSPPARALRQGRAILSQAGEPDFMRWVDEGNAREPAGRRYRQGVHSMIAVPLRARGTTLGVALAIRSTHPDDYGADDVVLAEELASRAAVCIDNARRFARERTTALALQHSLLPRGLPGQAAVEVAHRYLPSGSLAGIGGDWFDVIPLSGSRVALVVGDVVGHGIPSSATMGRLCTAVRTLADVDLPPDELLTHLDDLVTHLAADDSGDEVAELGATCLYAVYDPVSRHLNLAAAGHPPPALLLPDGTAQLIPLAAGPPLGVGGLPFEATDMKLPEGAVVALYTDGLIEDRDRDIDHATDELCRALTARAGTLDALCDTVLKAVLPEEPSDDVALLLARTRALGADRVATWDVEPDPAHVAATRQAATEQLTAWGLDETAFVTELVVSELVTNAIRYGEPPIQLRLIRDRTLICEVSDGSSTSPHLRRAHAFDEGGRGLLLVAQLTQRWGSRQTGNGKTIWAEQSLTPF from the coding sequence ATGGAGCAGGCCTCCGCTGCGGCGATCACCGACGCCCGCGGCATCGTGACGGGGTGGAGCGACGGCGCCCGGAGGCTGACGGGATACCCGGCCGACGAGGTCGTGGGACGGCCTGCGCGGGAGCTGCTCGCCGAGGAGCCGCCGGACGGGGCCGTGGCGGCCCTCACGGGCACCGTCGCGCTGCGGCACCGCGACGGCGGCCCCGTCCCGCTCGACCTGAGGGCCAGCCCCGTGCTGGGCGCCGACGGCACCCCGGACGGCTACGTGATCACCGCCGAGCAGCCCAGGGGCCTCGAGACAACCCTCGCCGGGCGGGCCTTCCAGCAGGCGTCGATGTCGATGTCGGTCTTCGACACCCAACAGCACTATCTGCGCCTCAACGACGTCGCCTGCCGGGTCATGGGCGTGTCGGAGGAGGTCCTCCTCGGCCGGCCCTTCCCGGAGACCGTGGAGGACGCCGAGCACAGCCGCGGGTTTCTGAACAATCTGCGCCAGGTGGCCGAGACGGGACGGCCGGTCCGCTACGAGAGCTTCACGGGCGCGCCCTCCCTCAACCGGGAGCACGCCTGGAGCATCGAGATGTGGCCGGTACGGGATGCCTCCGGGGAAGTGACCGGGACCGCCCTGGCGGCCTTCGACAGCACCGAGCAGTACTGGGCGCGGCAGCGGCTGGCCATGCTGAACGAGGCGGCGACGGCCATCGGCACCACCCTGGACGTGGTGCGCACCGCCGAGGAGCTCGTGGAACTTCTCGTACCGCGATACGCCGACTTCGCCAGTGTGGACCTGCTGGAGTGGGTCCTGGGGGCGGACGAACCGCCCACGGTGCCGGACAGCGAGATCGTTCTGCGCCGCGTCGCCCACGGCTCCGTCACCGAGGGCACCCCGGAGGCCGTCGTACATCTGGGCGAAACGGACATCTATCCCGCATACTCGCCGCCCGCGCGGGCGCTGCGACAGGGGCGGGCGATCCTCAGCCAGGCGGGCGAGCCGGACTTCATGAGATGGGTCGACGAAGGCAACGCACGGGAACCCGCAGGCCGCCGCTACCGCCAGGGCGTCCACTCGATGATCGCGGTGCCGCTGCGGGCCCGGGGCACCACCCTAGGCGTCGCGTTGGCCATCCGCAGCACCCACCCGGACGACTACGGCGCCGACGACGTCGTCCTGGCCGAGGAACTAGCCAGCCGCGCCGCCGTCTGCATCGACAACGCCCGCCGCTTCGCCCGCGAGCGCACCACCGCCCTGGCCCTGCAGCACAGCCTGCTGCCCCGGGGCCTGCCCGGACAGGCCGCGGTCGAGGTCGCCCACCGCTATCTGCCGTCGGGCTCGCTCGCCGGCATCGGCGGCGACTGGTTCGACGTGATCCCGCTGTCCGGCAGCCGGGTCGCCCTGGTCGTCGGCGACGTCGTCGGCCACGGCATCCCCTCCTCGGCGACCATGGGACGCCTGTGCACGGCCGTCCGCACCCTCGCCGACGTGGACCTCCCGCCGGACGAACTCCTCACCCACCTCGACGACCTGGTCACCCACCTGGCGGCCGACGACAGCGGCGACGAGGTGGCGGAACTGGGCGCCACCTGCCTCTACGCCGTCTACGACCCGGTCTCCCGCCACCTCAACCTGGCCGCCGCGGGTCATCCGCCCCCGGCCCTGCTGCTGCCGGACGGCACGGCACAGCTCATCCCGCTGGCCGCGGGACCCCCGCTCGGTGTCGGGGGCCTGCCCTTCGAGGCGACCGACATGAAGCTGCCCGAGGGTGCCGTCGTCGCCCTGTACACGGACGGACTCATCGAGGACCGGGACCGCGACATCGACCACGCCACCGACGAGCTGTGCCGGGCCCTGACCGCGCGCGCCGGAACCCTCGACGCCCTGTGCGACACCGTGCTGAAGGCCGTCCTCCCGGAGGAGCCCAGCGACGACGTGGCCCTGCTGCTGGCCCGCACCCGGGCGCTGGGCGCGGACCGCGTCGCCACCTGGGACGTCGAGCCCGACCCCGCGCACGTGGCCGCCACCCGGCAGGCCGCCACCGAGCAACTGACGGCGTGGGGACTGGACGAGACCGCCTTCGTCACCGAACTGGTCGTCAGCGAACTGGTCACCAACGCGATCCGATACGGCGAACCTCCCATCCAGCTACGGTTGATCCGCGACCGCACCCTCATCTGCGAGGTCTCCGACGGCAGTTCCACCTCCCCGCACCTGCGCCGGGCCCACGCCTTCGACGAAGGAGGCCGCGGCCTGCTCCTGGTCGCCCAGCTCACCCAGCGCTGGGGCAGCCGCCAGACCGGCAACGGCAAGACGATCTGGGCCGAGCAGTCCCTGACGCCCTTCTGA
- a CDS encoding MFS transporter yields MSDALARPADAGDAAPPSSNAVVAVLAFAGIVVSLMQTLVIPIVPDLPRLLDAPSSDTAWAVTATLLAAAVATPVVGRLGDMFGKRRMLQISVVMLVTGSVVCALSDVLVPMIVGRALQGLAAGVVPLGISIMRDELPAERLAGATALMSASLGVGGALGLPTAALIADNFDWHVLFWASAVMGAVALVLVPAFVPESKVRTGGRFDLVGGIGMAAGLVCLLLAISKGGDWGWTDGTTLGLFAAAVLVLLAWGWYELRTEAPLVDLRTTARRQVLVTNLASVAVGFSMFAMSLVLPQLLQLPTRTGYGLGRSLLTAGLVMAPSGLVMMATAPVSAAVSKAKGPKVTLMIGALIVACGYGLNIVLMSEVWHLVMVSCVIGAGIGFTYGSMPALIMGAVPASETAAANSLNTLMRSIGTSVASAIAGVILAQMTIDLGGYALPSEDGFKTVMAIGAGAALLAFAIAAFIPGRRSEVTAATHQVAAESPAGAPSVT; encoded by the coding sequence ATGTCCGACGCCCTCGCCAGACCCGCCGACGCGGGGGATGCCGCACCGCCGAGTTCGAACGCCGTGGTGGCGGTGCTGGCCTTCGCCGGAATCGTCGTCTCGCTGATGCAGACCCTGGTCATCCCGATCGTCCCCGACCTGCCGAGGCTCCTGGACGCCCCGTCCTCCGACACGGCGTGGGCGGTGACCGCGACGCTGCTGGCGGCGGCCGTGGCCACACCCGTCGTCGGCCGCCTCGGCGACATGTTCGGCAAGCGCCGCATGCTCCAGATCAGCGTCGTGATGCTGGTGACCGGCTCGGTGGTGTGCGCGCTCAGCGACGTCCTGGTCCCGATGATCGTCGGCCGTGCTCTGCAGGGGCTGGCGGCCGGTGTCGTGCCGCTCGGCATCAGCATCATGCGCGACGAGCTGCCCGCCGAGCGGCTGGCCGGGGCGACCGCCCTGATGAGCGCCTCCCTCGGCGTCGGCGGCGCCCTGGGCCTGCCCACGGCCGCGCTGATCGCCGACAACTTCGACTGGCACGTCCTGTTCTGGGCCTCCGCCGTCATGGGCGCGGTCGCTCTCGTGCTCGTCCCGGCCTTCGTCCCGGAGTCGAAGGTGCGCACCGGCGGCCGCTTCGACCTGGTCGGCGGCATCGGCATGGCGGCGGGCCTGGTCTGTCTGCTGCTGGCGATCTCCAAGGGCGGCGACTGGGGCTGGACCGACGGCACCACCCTCGGCCTGTTCGCCGCCGCCGTGCTCGTCCTGCTGGCGTGGGGCTGGTACGAACTGCGCACCGAGGCGCCGCTGGTGGACCTGCGCACCACCGCCCGCCGTCAGGTGCTGGTGACCAACCTCGCCTCGGTGGCGGTCGGCTTCTCGATGTTCGCGATGTCGCTGGTGCTGCCGCAGCTGCTCCAGCTGCCCACCCGGACCGGCTACGGCCTCGGCAGGTCCCTGCTGACCGCCGGCCTGGTCATGGCACCCTCCGGCCTGGTGATGATGGCCACGGCACCCGTCTCGGCGGCCGTCTCCAAGGCCAAGGGCCCCAAGGTGACGCTGATGATCGGTGCGCTGATCGTGGCCTGCGGCTACGGCCTGAACATCGTGCTGATGTCCGAGGTCTGGCACCTCGTGATGGTCTCCTGCGTGATCGGCGCCGGCATCGGTTTCACGTACGGCTCGATGCCCGCCCTGATCATGGGCGCGGTGCCCGCGAGCGAGACGGCCGCGGCGAACAGTCTCAACACCCTGATGCGCTCCATCGGCACGTCGGTGGCCAGTGCCATCGCCGGTGTCATCCTCGCGCAGATGACCATCGACCTCGGCGGCTACGCCCTGCCGTCCGAGGACGGTTTCAAGACGGTCATGGCCATCGGCGCCGGGGCCGCGCTCCTCGCCTTCGCCATCGCGGCGTTCATCCCCGGCCGGCGGAGCGAGGTCACGGCGGCCACGCACCAGGTGGCCGCGGAATCGCCGGCCGGTGCACCCTCGGTGACCTGA
- a CDS encoding peroxiredoxin, producing the protein MTGRVEIGDTIEDFTLPDETGTSRSLSDLLADGPVVLFFYPAALTPGCTAQACHFRDLAAEFAAVGARPVGISGDPVERQQEFAGRHSLGMPLLSDADGTIRERLGVKRGFSLAPTKRVTFVIAEDLTVLEVVRSELRMNTHADRALEALRAHRARRGK; encoded by the coding sequence GTGACCGGGCGTGTGGAGATCGGCGACACCATCGAGGACTTCACACTGCCGGACGAGACGGGCACGTCCCGCAGCCTGTCCGACCTGCTCGCCGACGGACCCGTGGTGCTGTTCTTCTACCCAGCCGCCCTGACCCCGGGCTGCACCGCGCAGGCGTGCCACTTCCGCGACCTGGCCGCCGAGTTCGCCGCCGTCGGCGCCCGGCCCGTCGGCATCAGCGGCGACCCCGTCGAACGCCAGCAGGAGTTCGCAGGACGCCACTCGCTCGGCATGCCGCTGCTGTCCGACGCCGACGGCACGATCCGGGAACGCCTCGGTGTCAAGCGGGGCTTCTCCCTCGCCCCCACCAAGCGGGTCACCTTCGTCATAGCCGAGGACCTGACGGTCCTGGAAGTGGTCCGCAGCGAGCTGCGGATGAACACCCACGCCGACCGTGCCCTCGAAGCACTGCGGGCCCACCGGGCGCGACGCGGGAAGTGA